The region CCATCCTGTGCGCTCAGCAGATACCGCAGACTGCCGGGAGGGCCGGGCAGCTCGCGGACACTGAAGGGTGCGTGGTCGTTGTCAGAAACGAGCCGTGTGCCCAGATGCTGGACATCGTGCAGATGGCGTGCATAGAGCCAGGGCCGAAAGCGCACGCGCTCCAGGTGCACCGAGCCTGCTGCCCGTCGCCACACCAGGGCATGCCCGCGCAGATCGGCATGGACCGAGACGATGCCGGGCGTGGAGTCGTGACCGAACAGCAGCGGATCGAGCATGGGTCCTGCACTGTAGCGTGTCGAAACGACAGAGAGCGGACATGCGGGGCTGCCCGTCCAGGTGCCCGCGAGCCCTGTGTTGATCTGTCAGGTCACCACGATCTGATCGATGTAGCACCAGACCCAGCTCTCGCCCGGCTCGACCGAACGCATCAGCGGGTGCTGCGAGCTCTGGAAGTGCCGGGTGGCGTGCCGGTTCTTGCTGGAGTCGCAGCAGCCGATATGCCCGCAGGTGCTGCACATCCGCAGATGCACCCAGGTATCTCCGGTGCGGATACAGTCTTCGCAGACATACGGTCCAGTTCCCGGCGGGGCACTGATCAGCAGGCTCGCGGTGTGAGTGCAGGTTGGCATGGGGTCTCCTGTGGATGACTGGCAGGGTGCCAGAACTGGGGCGGCACTTCCGGAAAGCGGCAGGGATGAGAGGAGGAGACAAATTGAATATATACAATCATTCTTGCTGCCACCTCAGCACTCCTCTTCCAC is a window of Deinococcus sp. KNUC1210 DNA encoding:
- a CDS encoding UBP-type zinc finger domain-containing protein — translated: MPTCTHTASLLISAPPGTGPYVCEDCIRTGDTWVHLRMCSTCGHIGCCDSSKNRHATRHFQSSQHPLMRSVEPGESWVWCYIDQIVVT